The Neovison vison isolate M4711 chromosome 5, ASM_NN_V1, whole genome shotgun sequence genome includes a region encoding these proteins:
- the RUNDC1 gene encoding RUN domain-containing protein 1, which translates to MAAVEAAAEPVTVVAAVSPKAKNEEEEEEESLPPCEAVRWAPVGAVAEAAPGTAAFSEEAAAEEPGAAPGSPPDSPGRTLRRLRAERRRLDSALLALSSHFAQVQFRLRQVVRGAPAEQQRLLRELEDFAFRGCPHVLGYGGPEDPASDDGDGLPGDRPRLRGENQSEQEKRERLETQREKQKELILQLKTQLDDLETFAYQEGNYDSLPQSVVLERQRVIIDELIKKLDMNLNEDISSLSTDELRQRVDAAVAQIVNPARVKEQLVEQLKTQIRDLEMFINFIQDEVGSPLQAESVPCECKAGGKTGSGSTRTGGSRLPPGNSQTKAEDVKKVQQSGLRLMQRALAVLQIFAVSQLGCATGQIPQTLWQRGQADGDYAPLLKRLEISVDRVRQLALRHQPDDHVITSTSLQDLSLGGKDELTTAVRKELTVAVRDLLAHGLYAASPGMSLVMAPIACLLPAFSSAPEAMHPWELFVKYYHAKNGRAYVESPARKLSQSFALPVTGGTVVTPKQSLLTAIHMVLTEHDPFKRSADSELKALVCMALNEQRLVSWVNLICKSGSLIEPHYQPWSYMAHTGFESALNLLSRLSSLKFSLPVDLAVRQLKNIKDAF; encoded by the exons ATGGCGGCCGTCGAAGCGGCTGCGGAGCCGGTAACGGTGGTAGCAGCTGTTAGTCCAAAGGCGAAGaacgaagaggaggaggaagaggagtcgCTGCCACCGTGCGAGGCCGTGCGCTGGGCCCCCGTGGGGGCAGTGGCGGAGGCCGCGCCTGGGACAGCCGCGTTCTCGGAAGAGGCGGCGGCTGAGGAGCCCGGCGCGGCCCCGGGTTCCCCTCCGGACTCGCCCGGCCGGACGCTGAGGCGTCTGCGGGCCGAGCGGCGGCGGCTGGACTCGGCACTGCTCGCGCTGTCCTCGCACTTCGCGCAAGTGCAGTTCCGCCTGCGCCAGGTGGTGCGCGGGGCACCCGCGGAGCAGCAGCGCCTCCTGCGCGAGCTCGAAGACTTCGCGTTCCGCGGCTGCCCTCACGTCCTGGGTTATGGGGGACCCGAGGACCCCGCCAGCGACGATGGCGATGGACTGCCAGGGGACCGGCCACGATTGCGGGGCGAGAACCAG AGTGAACAGGAAAAACGGGAACGTCTGGAAacccaaagggagaagcagaaggaacttATACTACAGCTCAAAACCCAACTAGATGACCTGGAAACGTTTGCTTATCAAGAGGGCAATTACGACTCCCTGCCGCAGTCCGTGGTCTTGGAAAGACAGCGG GTGATCatagatgaattaataaagaaactGGACATGAATCTGAATGAAGACATCAGCTCACTGTCCACCGACGAGCTCCGGCAGCGTGTGGATGCAGCCGTGGCTCAGATTGTCAACCCAGCCCGAGTGAAAGAGCAGTTGGTTGAGCAGTTGAAAACTCAGATCCGAGACCTCGAGATGTTCATCAATTTCATCCAAG ATGAAGTGGGAAGCCCATTGCAGGCAGAGAGCGTGCCCTGTGAGTGCAAGGCCGGTGGGAAGACTGGAAGTGGCTCCACGAGAACAGGTGGCAGCAGACTCCCTCCCGGAAACAGCCAGA CGAAGGCAGAAGACGTGAAGAAGGTTCAGCAGTCGGGGCTGCGCCTCATGCAGCGTGCACTGGCCGTGCTCCAGATCTTTGCCGTGAGCCAGCTGGGCTGCGCCACGGGCCAGATCCCCCAAACCCTGTGGCAGAGGGGCCAGGCTGATGGGGACTACGCCCCCTTACTGAAGAGGCTGGAGATCTCAGTAGACAGGGTAAGGCAGCTGGCCCTGAGGCACCAGCCAGACGACCATGTCATCACCTCCACCAGCCTCCAGGACCTGTCCCTAGGAGGCAAGGACGAGCTGACCACAGCTGTGCGGAAGGAGCTGACAGTGGCTGTCAGGGACCTGCTGGCCCATGGCCTCTACGCCGCCTCACCGGGCATGAGCCTGGTCATGGCCCCCATCGCCTGTTTGCTGCCGGCCTTCTCCTCAGCCCCCGAGGCCATGCACCCGTGGGAGCTCTTCGTAAAGTACTACCATGCCAAGAACGGCCGCGCTTACGTGGAATCCCCCGCTCGGAAGCTCTCCCAGTCCTTTGCCCTGCCAGTTACGGGAGGCACTGTGGTGACCCCCAAGCAGAGCCTTCTGACAGCCATCCACATGGTGCTGACGGAGCACGACCCTTTTAAACGCAGCGCAGACTCCGAGTTGAAGGCCTTGGTGTGCATGGCTCTGAATGAGCAGCGCCTCGTGTCCTGGGTGAACCTGATCTGCAAGTCAGGGTCCCTCATCGAGCCCCACTACCAGCCCTGGAGCTACATGGCACACACAGGCTTTGAGAGCGCCCTCAACCTGCTCAGTCGCCTCAGCAGCCTCAAGTTCAGCCTCCCCGTGGACCTGGCCGTGCGCCAGCTCAAGAACATCAAAGATGCCTTCTGA
- the PTGES3L gene encoding putative protein PTGES3L isoform X1 codes for MARQHARTLWYDRPKYVFMEFCVEDSTDVDVLIEDHRIVFSCKNADGVELHNEIEFYAKVNSKDSQDKRSGRSITCFVRKWKEKVAWPRLTKEDIKPVWLSVDFDNWRDWEGDEEVELAQVEHYAELLKKVSTKRPPPGMDDLDDDSDSADATSN; via the exons ATGGCAAG GCAGCATGCCCGGACGCTGTGGTACGACAGGCCCAAGTACGTGTTCATGGAGTTTTGTGTTGAGGACAGCACCGATGTCGATGTGCTCATCGAAGACCACCGTATTGTGTTCAG CTGCAAGAATGCCGATGGAGTGGAGTTGCACAATGAGATTGAATTCTATGCTAAGGTGAACTCCAAG GACTCCCAGGATAAGCGCTCTGGTCGCTCTATTACTTGCTTTgtgaggaaatggaaggaaaaggtgGCCTGGCCCCGACTCACCAAAGAGGATATCAAG CCAGTGTGGTTGTCCGTGGACTTTGATAACTGGAGGGACTGGGAAGGGGATGAAGAGGTGGAGCTGGCTCAGGTGGAGCATTATGCAGAG CTTTTGAAGAAGGTCAGCACCAAGAGACCTCCCCCTGGCATGGATGACCTGGAT gaTGATTCTGACAGTGCTGATGCAA
- the PTGES3L gene encoding putative protein PTGES3L isoform X2, giving the protein MARQHARTLWYDRPKYVFMEFCVEDSTDVDVLIEDHRIVFSCKNADGVELHNEIEFYAKVNSKDSQDKRSGRSITCFVRKWKEKVAWPRLTKEDIKPVWLSVDFDNWRDWEGDEEVELAQVEHYAELLKKVSTKRPPPGMDDLDDDSDSADATST; this is encoded by the exons ATGGCAAG GCAGCATGCCCGGACGCTGTGGTACGACAGGCCCAAGTACGTGTTCATGGAGTTTTGTGTTGAGGACAGCACCGATGTCGATGTGCTCATCGAAGACCACCGTATTGTGTTCAG CTGCAAGAATGCCGATGGAGTGGAGTTGCACAATGAGATTGAATTCTATGCTAAGGTGAACTCCAAG GACTCCCAGGATAAGCGCTCTGGTCGCTCTATTACTTGCTTTgtgaggaaatggaaggaaaaggtgGCCTGGCCCCGACTCACCAAAGAGGATATCAAG CCAGTGTGGTTGTCCGTGGACTTTGATAACTGGAGGGACTGGGAAGGGGATGAAGAGGTGGAGCTGGCTCAGGTGGAGCATTATGCAGAG CTTTTGAAGAAGGTCAGCACCAAGAGACCTCCCCCTGGCATGGATGACCTGGAT gaTGATTCTGACAGTGCTGATGCAA
- the PTGES3L gene encoding putative protein PTGES3L isoform X3, giving the protein MARQHARTLWYDRPKYVFMEFCVEDSTDVDVLIEDHRIVFSCKNADGVELHNEIEFYAKVNSKDSQDKRSGRSITCFVRKWKEKVAWPRLTKEDIKPVWLSVDFDNWRDWEGDEEVELAQVEHYAELLKKVSTKRPPPGMDDLDAPEYGCIR; this is encoded by the exons ATGGCAAG GCAGCATGCCCGGACGCTGTGGTACGACAGGCCCAAGTACGTGTTCATGGAGTTTTGTGTTGAGGACAGCACCGATGTCGATGTGCTCATCGAAGACCACCGTATTGTGTTCAG CTGCAAGAATGCCGATGGAGTGGAGTTGCACAATGAGATTGAATTCTATGCTAAGGTGAACTCCAAG GACTCCCAGGATAAGCGCTCTGGTCGCTCTATTACTTGCTTTgtgaggaaatggaaggaaaaggtgGCCTGGCCCCGACTCACCAAAGAGGATATCAAG CCAGTGTGGTTGTCCGTGGACTTTGATAACTGGAGGGACTGGGAAGGGGATGAAGAGGTGGAGCTGGCTCAGGTGGAGCATTATGCAGAG CTTTTGAAGAAGGTCAGCACCAAGAGACCTCCCCCTGGCATGGATGACCTGGAT
- the PTGES3L gene encoding putative protein PTGES3L isoform X4, giving the protein MARQHARTLWYDRPKYVFMEFCVEDSTDVDVLIEDHRIVFSCKNADGVELHNEIEFYAKVNSKDSQDKRSGRSITCFVRKWKEKVAWPRLTKEDIKPVWLSVDFDNWRDWEGDEEVELAQVEHYAEAPEYGCIR; this is encoded by the exons ATGGCAAG GCAGCATGCCCGGACGCTGTGGTACGACAGGCCCAAGTACGTGTTCATGGAGTTTTGTGTTGAGGACAGCACCGATGTCGATGTGCTCATCGAAGACCACCGTATTGTGTTCAG CTGCAAGAATGCCGATGGAGTGGAGTTGCACAATGAGATTGAATTCTATGCTAAGGTGAACTCCAAG GACTCCCAGGATAAGCGCTCTGGTCGCTCTATTACTTGCTTTgtgaggaaatggaaggaaaaggtgGCCTGGCCCCGACTCACCAAAGAGGATATCAAG CCAGTGTGGTTGTCCGTGGACTTTGATAACTGGAGGGACTGGGAAGGGGATGAAGAGGTGGAGCTGGCTCAGGTGGAGCATTATGCAGAG